GCGGCGCGTGTCGGCGGAGTCCCGCGCGCCCACCGCCCGCCGCACGCGCTCCAAGCGCCGCCGCGCCGGCAAGCGCGTCAACTACCGCGAGTCCGTCTGGGGCAAGCCGTGTATGTACTGCTTCTGTAGCCGCCCGCCGCACGCGCTCCAAGCGCCGCCGCGCCGGCAAGCGCGTCAACTACCGCGAGTCCGTCTGGGGCAAGCCGTGTATGTACTGCTTCTGTAGCCGCCCGCCGCCCCACGTAAAGCACGACGAACCTTCATCCGTACTTTCACGCGGTCCCAGGGTAACACCTTCCCGTTCCCAGACAAAATACAGCCTATAGTAATTTGGCTATCCCCAATTGCCATAGGCTGTATCCTAGCTACCTAACAGAGAAAGATAATTTCAAATCGTTTCGGTAGTTTCAAGCCGCAAAATCGTATTTtcaccactaggccaccacaagtTACTAATCAATAATTACTATTGTAGCGTCTCAGATAATGGGCGGCGCGAGCGAGAGAGAGATGGGTTCCAAGTTCTTCAGGCCAAGCATCACTGAAATTGTAAGTGCCTATTTAACTTTTCGATACATTAAAATCGagaacacacaaaaataaataatcagaatATTTGTTTTAGATACACATATTCATGACTGCGGAAAGTAACCTACCTACTaataaatctaatatttttattacagccTGAAAAACTGGAATCTTCGAAGACTAAAggtaaaatatataactttCCCAACCAAACTACTTGCAAATCCCATCACTATTTAAGCTTAAATGACCCGAATATAGCCCACATAGCGTTGTAATAGAGTTCTTTTTTGCTTGTTAGTGACGAAGGAGCCAGCGTCTAGCGTTCCCTTGATAGCTGAGCTTCCGCATGGTACCGCCAATTCTTCGGCGCAGAATTCTGAAGAAGAGGTACATAATCCTTATTCTTACTTTAATAATATAGGAAAGTAATTTTGTCTGTCAGGCTAAAACAACGGAAGCGGTCTAAATTAAATCTTGTAGCAGATGTCTTTTCTCATTTAACTTTTATTCCTATAACATGACTTGTTTTCATTTGAACATAGTCTTAGcactaaatatataaaagacaAGAACGAAATTCATCAAGCAAGCTGATATTTGTACTTATTTTGTGTTCCTGATTCATGTATTCCTTCATTTATTTCACAGATATACAATACGATGCTTTCCAAACTGAAAAGGACATGATGGGCGAAGGAACTATGTAGCGTAATAACTGTATTCTTTGAACGATTACAACCGAATTCTAAACAGGAAGTACCCGGAAATACGATTATTATTACATCCACGATTTTGACTGCAATAACTTGTATATgctatttatagtttttatttttatatcggaATTAATTTCGAATGAAGTTTTTGGGATATTTTGATTTATGAGTTTTGTCAGTTAATATACATAAACAATCAATCTacgtaaaaaatgttttttatttctttacataaaCCTAATATGGTACCTATATGGTATAGTATGGACCTAATatagtatataggtacttaaaatcaaacaagtattaatatttggttttatttattaactaaatcAGTCCATCCCACAACAATATAATTTCACTGATCTTATTCCTAttcaataatcataaaataggcatgtgaaatgaaaagtaattagtccgtcttttggATAACCCTAAAAAACAGACACTTACTTTTTCCTAACAATGAAAATACAAGACGTTTTCgtaattttgtgttacgtcgTTCATAAATTtaatacaaattttacataagtGTGACGTCATAAACCCTCAATACCAtgcaataatgtatttaatCATAGTATTTTGAaacgttttgttaaaaataataattacgtagcttttattttttggtcatacaaaagacggactaattagaatcactgtTTATTAATTCTGTCATCACGCCTATAATAAATGATAACATCCATAGTGAAGAGAgtttataagtataaataatataacctGTAATATAGTGAAAACTAAAGTCAAATGCATATAGGCAGGACCTATTTAATCGCTCATACATGTTATATATCAATTAACAAAACTAATTCATAAGTCTTGTAATTTACATAGAATAAGTAAAACTTattccttttgtttttaaattgacgTTAGTCAATGATTACAGGATTTCAAATATATGCGTATCGACTAGTAAAAACTTCgtatatattataaatacaagtCCATTTTTCTGGTCATAAAAGAGcaatgatttttcaaaatccTGATCGGatatcatcttccgagcctttttcccaactacgttggggtcggcttccagtctaaccgaatgtagctgagtaccagtgtgcttcTAAATCGTGATCCGATAATTCATGGTTTAATTTCTCTTATAAATAGTGACGAAGAAATAAGTTAACATAATCACATACCACGAGAATTCGTTGACACAACAAAATTGTACCTACACCATAATTCTAAGTTTAAATTTTGAGACAAATACCtaaaggaaacaaaaaaatgcgAAGAAATATATCAACAATATATGTGAGTATAAACCTActtaaattaggtacctaaggCGCTCCTTAGATGGTCAATATTATTGCGCAATactccatcatcctccgagcctttttcaactatgttggggtcggcttccagtataaccggatttagctgagtaccaggctttacagggagcgactgcctatctggcctcctcaacccagttacccgggcaacccaataccccttggttagactggtgtcagacttactagcttctgattactgcttaatattaaaaaaaatattgcccaaCGTTATAGTAAGTCTAAGGACCGCCTAAGGGTGGGTTGCACTATGCAACTATAGCGAttgtttggttatcgttatagttaaatattgCACCcctaatgttataaaatatgcaacattttttaaacaatttctttagcagtaacaaaacaattttgcaAACAATCATAAGCAATACATAGATCGGTATTGTGGAACCTTTGATAATACGATACTGCATTGGTAAACATTACCGATGACCACGGATCCACTGCCCAACGCAGTAGGCAAATAAATTCCAATTTAACAACTATGAGTTTTAATCAGTTTCgtcaaaaaacaatagaaattaaCACATTCAGAATGAAGCTAAGATCACAAGCTTTGTCAACTCCATCTTTTTAAGtttattccattttcaaaacgTTCTGGAatgctttgaaattttgtgtGACTGTTTAATATCACAGTTTGGGCCcaatatttttaacagactCCCTAagaaggaggaggttctcaattcgtcagaAATTGATAAtggttataatttattatacaattctCTATTTCTCTAGTGCGCTCTAAAAAATTAGTGTTCAAAATGTTGCCACCTTCTACTGGGGTTGCCTATTCTATTATTATGCCTTTCATATCAAGGTTTCTCACTTTACTTTCATAAGTATTATGTTAACCCCGCCCTGTAAATTGCTTTTGTAAAAATTACTTAACTTCTGTAAGTTGTAAGAAGTTCGAAGAAATTACTATAAGCGACTTACGAAAGGGTCTTACGTTTTACGTCATAAGTATAGCTTACAACGGCCTAAGGACCAAAATCATcaacaatataaacgtcagttttctcaaTACAGCCGttgactttgaaaattgaacgtgaaaatttaTAATctgtcaatattaatttataatgtaataaGTTATAATccgccttttcccaactacgtagGGATTTGataaaaactgacgtttatattgtgaACTTGGGTTCTTTCACGACCATAAACCTTCAGTCAAAGCAAGCAAAGGCCATTCGGCACGAATTTTACAgtcttattacaataattacataaGTGTTTCAAACACGAACCTTTTGAAGAACACGACGTGCCACCTCCAAAATATTTGTTCGACGTTTGGTCGAATATTTGACACTAAAGCTTATAAcgatatagatattttatcttACGAAAGCAGGCGACCCAtacatgtgtgtgtaaatatatatgcacattgtctttgtatgactcggcGACTTGacacacccgtgcatcggagagcacgtaaatgtcggccctgcttgtgatctctctccggtcgtgtcgtaTTGCCGTCTTATTGGGTGCGGAGAGTGAAGGAAtggtgagtgcacctgtgtccaagcaaatgcttgtgcactataatatgtcctgcgcggttggctaatctccttacaagagaacagccgccgtagccgatagtcggctaggaggacatcatcatcatcatgactCGGCGACTCGACCAATACTGAGCGCTCccgagcttacgcatacaaagacaatatgcATGCACACTTACACACACTAGTATAACTCACCCGCTTTTGTGAAACAAAACATCTAAACCACCAATTGGTATCACAAAGAACTCTTCCAATCCTTATTTTACCGAGTCTTTTCACAAACAACACAAAGTTAAACAATTCTAACCCATTATTCCCATCATACCTATATCTCCTTAACTTCTACTTCCTTAGCTTTCACCTCTTTATCCTTCTCTGTAGGAGCGATAAGTCTGACATAGTTAGTAGGTACCAGCCCCGCGGTCTTCCCGTCTATAGAAGCCATGAGCCACCCTGTGTTCCAGAGCTGTGGCTGCAAGTGCTGGGGGGCTACCACGAAGGTCTGTTTCTCTTGGATTGAGAGTTCTTGGGGAGAAGTGGCTTGGAAGGAGAATGTCGCGATCGCTTTGAAAGGCGCCTTCCATGTGGTTGGGTCGTGTACTGTGAAAggaaatgaatatattttagtaactttttatgtatattttgtagaGATTGTCTAAGCTGAAATAACGCGCCCCACAATAGTATTTTGCGTTAACATCGTTAAGCTTTTATGCGTAAATAAGCTAGTGGGGCCCGTAATTTCAGTGTAGATGAGCTATAtgtatgtcggcgtcaggatccgacatcgttaaataaaacaaagaggtcttcacacaatcacttggtttattccaattaacacaatattagtcactacaattatttatcacgaatttgtgggaggtgtgcactcggcaacggtcggcgaacgaatgacccgagtcgtgcgcgcgcgccgctttatataagctccaccgttgacagatcgacggttgacacatcgacggtggcgccgtcatgtacatatttacttttgtaACTGAAGTATGAAGACCTGCCAGactttttgacgtgacaacgtcttataaatcgatggagccggctgcacgcacgaaaaaacatgactcatgcggcgttacctcgctctgaggcgttccgtttaaggcttgaagtgcaagcgagagcacgcagcgagcgacaaagaggcacaatcggcagctactcaagttgtcacgttcaactatcgtcagtaaaacgactttacagacaatgggtttttttgaacttttttttgAAGGCAGTTAAAAAGAGAAATTGGTTCTATTTTATCAACATGATCATTTTGAATAAcaatcaaacaatttatttgatttatttacagtAACAGCGTTTCTACATTATATCAAAGTAGGTATACGTTATAGGGAAAGTCGTCAACTTAATCAACAAGATATTATCTTATTGACATTATTATCGAGCACATAATCTTCAGGACGTTAGACCAACGTAGTTGGTAAAACACGTGTAAATAAACGTGAGTACCTACGTGATATGatatttgaaacaataataaaatactatataggTATACAATTAGGTCTTTCTTAATCTTTCGATGCTGCGCTCGTTTCATGGTTCCAttgtcttaaaatatttaaatcgaaTTACttcttaagaggacgaattggaatttttggcgccaaggatctcaatttttctcagtaaatacaaaacggatcaaaatacaacttggttacctgaaagttcatgatataaaccttattttgttagacgtagaaacatgattaggtaacttttataacagagaaaaatatatcaaacatacctctttttaaaaagagattcacatattatgggcaaacgggaccgatttaagcctcttaacttttttagtagttgagtatatacatactctttaaaattgtagaaggaatttttatcaaattatcatttctaaataataaaattacaaaaccattttgtcgcttacgacttttagttataagctagcgcgcgtattgttatcctcgccccgctcagacgctccgaccccttttggcgccttagatgcgcgtgccggttacggaattattgttgaccaattcctcgccttaatctggatgtttttttgttttttataaatttataaaGCAACCACAGTACAAGAAAACTTGTTGCGTGCGCCTTATTTATCGATTAGTCTTTTATATagattacctactttatttttttaaaaggtaGTTTTGGTTGTTATTTGAttgggctgtgggattgttcgaatcGAAACTTAACTTTACAAATAGGGCCGCCCCTTTGTGAACAAGAAGCAACAATCGTGGGTTTTAAGCCGGGGTCCATCGCTTTATTGGAACCTAACTTTACCAAATCTCATCGAAAGTAATTGCAATACTGATGCTACGACATAGTTCGAAAGATTTAATGCGGCAGGAATGCACGGCTACACATTAAGCTATACAAAACCAGTTTGTCTTGGACTCGCTTTTTATGATTTTTCAACACATTCGACCGCTGACCGCTGTCAGCTTATACTAGTTTTGTATAGCTTGATATGTAGCCGTGTGTACACAAAGGAATCCAGAAGGAAGAAAGGCGGGTCATCTTATAATTTCCAATCTAAAAAAAGCTACTTACAATTTTCATGAATAGACTTGTTAAGGCCACTGATCATCTTGAACACGAGATAGGGCGCTGCGGCCACAATGCCCAGGAACATGATGACGGGCCAGCCCGAGGTGCGCGGCCCGGGGGCGCCGGCGGTAGGCACGTCCTGGGTAGCTGCTACTGCTTCTGCCCATGCCTGGAATATGAAGATTAGGAGGAGTTTATTAGGTATCCTTTCTcgcaaaaactaaatataaagcctgataaaattagtatattttcttcaaaaatagtTACGGAGTTAGGCAGTTAGGTTTGTCATCTCTACGCGAGTGAGTCGCTGTGCAGAAACCAATTCTAGGTATCCGCAGTTAAGGAGAGCTTCTTTGGTATCGgtgtcaaataatataatttgaatcGAATATGTTACGGATTTGTAccgattttaattattcttgcactgttaggaagctaaaCTATCTGCGCTAGACATAAGCTATTATGTTTTATCCGGGACGAGTAAGCTTCCCCGGGTCGCGTGTGAAACCGTGTGGGGCAGCTCCTATCGTATAAAAAACAAGTCTGAGTCAAGAATACATAGGTTCTTGAAAAAGCCGCCGTCAGAACACGTCCAATACTTTATCAAATCTTTCAtatttatcaatgaaaacaTGACGTACGATtagaaaataatcataaaaactaACGGTAGGTACAAATGTTATCATTGTTTTATTCGCGTGACTGAAGTGAGATATCACTGAAAAGATAAGTCCTATCTGTTGTCAATCTTCAAACTATTGTGCTTAgcatttatttcagaaaactcATTCCTGTTCGTTATGAAAACTACCGAAcggatttcgatgaaacttagcagtaatatctaagctaaaataataaaggaggaaatatttgtttgtacctactcTAAGGCTCCGAAAGTAatgaaccgattagaaaaaatatttcactgttggaaagctacactcttcccgagtatcATAGGTTAACCCTCAGtagcacaaagctccattaaagttaaagcttctttaaatctattgctagcCCTCTCtttgtcaacaaaataaaaagtgtcagaaatagatttaatgaagccttaactttaatggagctttgtgcaactaacggtaagtatattttatccgggtacgggcagtagtttagACGGGACGCGAACGAAACctcggggaacagctagtataaataaatgttttaattttttatcacttttcaaataataaatagttcaaAAGGTTAGCTTTGTTATCCATCCGATTAAATACTATAAACATTGTGTTTATGTGTAGtctaaattaattatcattatacatctgttatatttttttacattatcaGTATTTATGTCTGCAAATGTTGTCAAGAGGCTATGAGAAAAgacttatataggtacatactataaCACCCAAACCAACAAACacgctcatcacacaaatgtcaactgcaccgggaatcgaacccggggcCATCAAACTCGGCAGACCTTagtgaccattgcgccaacgTGGATCTCATTAAGGAATAATTTTTACACATGCTCAgatttaaaaactaaacaagTAGTGCGGAGATATAAGAATACATATCAGATAACTATTATACTAAATTCATTGTCAAGATAACGCGAAATAAGATAAAGTACCTAAGATATGGACtgttatagttcggccgctcagagaatgcgtttctgacacatcgcgattgaactgacgacgtaactttgtaatggcgttgcagtacgataaaaatatttttgctggttgtttatcgttttaacaattgttgagcattaaaacaacattattatatcaataataatcaatgaatgttgtaattttgtgccaaattgagtgtcaaataacttggtaaacaatatttttctaaatctatactgcgctattacaaggttatgtcagcgctttatatttgtagtgctgtgctaaaaataacaggcaagtatcgtaatctgttctggttgatggttcttatacagttatacttataatataaaataatacgttttgtttttctttttaagaatttgaaaataatggactataggataacttttatgaaatataaaaataaaactatgatcaaactgaacgcgcgaaagaaagtaacatttttatatttaggttgaaaatggtaaccccaaatggcatcatgggccgtcattttgtgacgctaaatagtcattttgttgtcgtttcgtgcgctaagactaagtgccctgcctcattaggacgccaatggcgacgtcgccggctacgtatccaagcagttagtgttgaaatgtatggaacctaactcacttggcgacggtttggtaacgtcgccaaattggaggcgtggccacgagctacagttccctatgtatgtggcttctggctaccgtggcaacttggcgacgtggccacagtagccactataatgtacacggtaaagcgcacctccctcacacagtcaccaatgtggtcgccagtcagcttgcaatttcttgagcgacgacgtaaacaattgactgtcgagacgccatggccactcgacttggcgacatttggatgccagaagtagccagacctgtgccgctggcgacgtcgccatggcgtcccagtgaggtagagctctaaaaacctgattttggaagattttgaccgagatatcaggattgattctgttattgataatacctaatatacacgtaatatacacgtaatatacacgtaggcgaagatgatgatgaagacaccacctcctcaagcgaatcggagtctgattaacattctgtacgcacattcaattcaatgtacttactttattgcatagaaatacagattgtaactttgtaacaaagaataaataaacgattttattatatgaatattacctttttttggtttccacttaaataactaaaatataaattttaaatgattccgccaatttaaaacgaaaataatcttaaaataatgcggcggtttattttgggggaacggtaacgaactcagtgttatgttgtgcccatcactagtcctgactaactgataggtgtcaggaacgcattctctgaacggccgaactataggaTATTTCCTGATAAATTCATTCCTATGTAGGTTTCTGACTTTCAAATTAactgaggaacaaaaacaatgatttacAAAGACATTTGCATATAATATCAATGCATTATTGACTTCAGAGTTCAATGACTTTTAATCAGTCTGTCTAACCTTTTTAACCGtaaatgacaagcggaggtgtcataacggaaaatctcctaagtatCGCAACGAAATACAGGTCTTCGACTAAGAACGTTACTGACTCCGCACTTATACGCCTACTTTGGAACCCgctcattttttgtaataacaaaaatcgttgacaaatgtctcaaacaacccaaacgcctcgttagttcactcgtaagtGATCGTTTTAGTCACCTCACTATATGTATTTGACATggaagaagacgcctgacctacctgccttatggcagcttttctcatctttccttattccatATTTTTAGTCAACAAAGTTAAACTAACCTTTTTTGATGGAAAAGTGAATTTCAACTTACCTTAAATTCATTTTCAGTCCGAATACCAATGATAACCATTAGCTTCCTGATGATCCAGTTCAGGGTCCTTATCACGGCAAATGTGGACCAGAACTGGGCAAAAAGTGACCTCAATCGACCAAAGTTTTCCGCTACACCTGGaatggattatttttattttaaaagtcatCCAAAGCATTAGCAACGCATAGTATTAAACATATTCACAATACATAGAAAAAattgtcagataggcagtcactccatgaaACCCTgattctcagctgcatctggttagactgggagccaaccccaacatagttgaaaaaagatACAATGTATACAGTCTTACACACTCTTCTAAAAGCAAACACAATATTTGCAACAAAAACGATTCtacaaaaaggaaaaaaaaattgtagtgAACACAGTCTAAAGTCCATAGGTTAAAATCCACAAATCTTGGAACTTGTTGATATCATAACATTTAAACAGGTTTTAATTAGCAGCTTTTTCATtcatgaataaatataaaacctgTTCTTTACgcaatacttaaatatttattgttaatttctgTCCATTCTCTTCCCGAGTTTCTACCCTGTTCccaattcaaaatcaaaataaaaagtcatttattcaaagtaggctgaaaaacagcactttttgaacgtcaaatttacaaaagacaacccccaaaacgcctgccccttcaccacttcctatgtgtttctTTTCATATAagatccatccatct
The DNA window shown above is from Helicoverpa armigera isolate CAAS_96S chromosome 25, ASM3070526v1, whole genome shotgun sequence and carries:
- the LOC110379556 gene encoding peroxisomal membrane protein PEX13, which produces MSEPHMNYSGLSGPSMANVPFTGHENNFVNNIASTSSMQGNVPPPLPPRPDMSLQQGMVPSYGGMGGYGMGSYGGMGMGMGSYGMGSYGMGGYGGYGGYGMGGMGGMGGMYGGYNRYGGEIESRFIQLAEESSRPAFETIQGVVHAFGGVAMMLESTYFALTSSFRAILGVAENFGRLRSLFAQFWSTFAVIRTLNWIIRKLMVIIGIRTENEFKAWAEAVAATQDVPTAGAPGPRTSGWPVIMFLGIVAAAPYLVFKMISGLNKSIHENLHDPTTWKAPFKAIATFSFQATSPQELSIQEKQTFVVAPQHLQPQLWNTGWLMASIDGKTAGLVPTNYVRLIAPTEKDKEVKAKEVEVKEI